From the genome of Ptychodera flava strain L36383 chromosome 20, AS_Pfla_20210202, whole genome shotgun sequence, one region includes:
- the LOC139120392 gene encoding uncharacterized protein: MQSSGSLSRKYQLLRDECQTLNSELERFLDANFGGSTRYTAPPKLPVPLTPVHVVRRKMKEAEVLQLHKSHLQVYKLCMQRLQTSGPTDYEEQFASLAHHTDRVITKMTVVLSHLSQSSTDGEEVDSQSIPEEINNNNTNGILQTFMDYQRSCFLNVEYYYKSHKKKSES, translated from the exons ATGCAGTCTTCTGGGAGCCTTTCCCGAAAGTATCAGCTTTTGAGAGATGAGTgccaaacactgaatagcgagCTAGAAAGATTCCTGGATGCGAATTTT GGTGGTTCAACCAGGTATACAGCGCCACCAAAGTTGCCTGTGCCTTTGACTCCTGTTCATGTTGTTCGTAGAAAGATGAAG GAAGCGGAAGTACTTCAACTCCACAAATCCCATCTCCAGGTGTACAAATTATGCATGCAGAGGTTGCAGACCAGTGGACCGACCGACTATGAGGAGCAATTCGCAAGTCTGGCACATCATACGGATCGTGTGATAACGAAAATGACCGTTGTG CTCTCGCATTTATCCCAGTCAAGCACAGACGGTGAAGAGGTCGACTCACAGTCAATCCCGGAGGagataaacaacaacaacaccaatGGGATCCTGCAAACGTTCATGGATTACCAACGCTCTTGCTTCTTGAATGTAGAGTACTATTACAAAAGTCATAAGAAAAAATCAGAAAGTTAG